One part of the Thermoanaerobacterium sp. CMT5567-10 genome encodes these proteins:
- the lspA gene encoding signal peptidase II: MFYIFIITILTGIDQWTKYLIETQLKPIGAIPIVKDIFHLTYARNTGAAFSILRDKQAFLILVTTIVVGALIYYLIKILKTGEVAFKLSLAIIIGGALGNLIDRVRLNYVTDFLDFTLINYPIFNLADVFVVSGVVMLSYMLLFKGDMPKISKM, translated from the coding sequence ATGTTCTATATTTTTATTATCACAATATTGACAGGGATTGATCAGTGGACTAAATATCTTATAGAAACACAATTAAAACCGATAGGTGCTATACCCATAGTTAAAGATATATTCCATTTGACTTATGCAAGGAATACAGGAGCAGCTTTTAGCATATTGAGGGATAAGCAGGCATTTTTAATATTAGTCACAACCATTGTTGTTGGCGCATTAATATACTATTTGATAAAAATATTAAAGACAGGAGAAGTAGCCTTTAAGCTATCCTTGGCGATAATTATTGGTGGAGCTTTAGGAAATCTTATCGATAGAGTTAGATTGAACTATGTAACCGACTTTCTCGATTTCACACTAATTAATTACCCAATATTTAATTTAGCAGACGTATTTGTAGTTTCAGGAGTTGTCATGCTTTCATATATGCTTTTGTTTAAAGGAGATATGCCCAAAATCTCAAAGATGTGA
- a CDS encoding heavy metal translocating P-type ATPase yields the protein MLKKEVILEGLDCANCAAKIEDEVNKLNGVKAYMNFMNKTLTLEIESEQEYKNILQQVKTIVHKHEPDVVVKEKSVNKSNKKVLILEGLGCANCAAKMEKEISGLEGVEFAAVDFVSKKLTLEISPKVNRSELNEKIEGIVKKIEPGVKVIFEENNSKTKINENNEEEEEGVNKKEIIRLVVGGAIFAVGIIFNFQNWLELTLFIISYIIVGGEVVLRAIKGIARGQVFSEHFLMSIATIGAFFVGEYPEGVAVMLFYLVGELFQDIAVGHSRKSIRALMDIRPDYANLKVGDEIRKVSPEEVNIGDIIIVKPGEKVPLDGKVIEGNSMVDTAALTGESVPRELGPGDDALSGFINKNGVLTIEVTKDFGDSTVSKILDLVQNASSKKAPTEKFITKFARFYTPIVVFGALALAIIPPLVIPGATFSTWIYRALVFLVISCPCALVISIPLGFFGGIGGASKRGILVKGSNYLDALNNVETVVFDKTGTLTKGIFEVVDVNPQADFTDEELIEYAAFAESHSSHPIALSILKVYNKDVDITKIEDYEEIAGHGILAKVGGKEILVGNSKLMNKENIIYQEVETLGTVVHVAVDKKYAGNIVISDAVKEDSADAIKGLKALGVRNTVMLTGDSKAVGEKIATQLGIDEVYTELLPADKVEKIEALDAKKSHKGKIVFVGDGINDAPVLARADIGVAMGGLGSDAAIEAADIVIMTDEPSKIVTAIKVAKRTRKIVMQNIVFALGVKAIFLALGAVGVATMWEAVFADVGVAIIAILNAMRVMNTKSI from the coding sequence ATGTTAAAGAAGGAAGTAATTTTAGAAGGTTTAGATTGCGCAAATTGTGCAGCTAAAATTGAAGATGAGGTTAATAAATTAAATGGAGTCAAAGCCTATATGAACTTCATGAACAAGACATTGACTTTAGAAATTGAATCAGAGCAAGAGTATAAGAATATATTACAGCAAGTTAAAACCATAGTGCACAAGCACGAACCGGATGTGGTAGTGAAAGAAAAATCCGTTAACAAGAGCAATAAAAAAGTATTAATACTTGAAGGACTTGGCTGCGCGAATTGTGCAGCTAAAATGGAAAAAGAAATAAGCGGTCTAGAAGGAGTTGAATTTGCTGCAGTAGATTTTGTTTCGAAGAAACTAACACTGGAAATAAGTCCGAAAGTCAACCGCTCTGAGTTAAATGAGAAGATTGAAGGCATAGTAAAGAAAATAGAGCCAGGTGTAAAGGTCATTTTTGAGGAGAATAACTCCAAGACCAAAATAAACGAAAATAACGAAGAGGAAGAAGAAGGTGTCAACAAAAAAGAAATCATAAGACTTGTGGTCGGTGGAGCAATATTTGCCGTGGGAATCATCTTTAATTTCCAAAATTGGCTTGAGCTTACCTTGTTTATTATTAGTTATATCATAGTTGGTGGAGAGGTTGTCTTAAGAGCAATAAAAGGTATTGCCCGCGGTCAGGTATTCAGTGAGCATTTTTTGATGAGTATTGCTACCATTGGTGCTTTCTTCGTTGGAGAGTATCCAGAAGGTGTAGCAGTTATGCTGTTCTATCTGGTAGGTGAATTGTTTCAGGATATAGCTGTAGGTCACTCCAGAAAATCAATACGTGCTTTGATGGATATTCGTCCTGACTATGCAAATCTTAAAGTTGGCGATGAGATCAGGAAAGTATCTCCTGAAGAGGTAAACATAGGTGACATCATTATTGTTAAACCAGGAGAAAAAGTTCCCCTCGATGGCAAGGTTATAGAAGGAAACTCAATGGTTGACACTGCAGCGTTAACAGGGGAATCTGTTCCTCGTGAACTCGGGCCAGGAGACGATGCATTGAGCGGATTCATTAATAAAAATGGCGTTTTGACAATAGAGGTAACAAAGGATTTTGGTGATTCAACTGTATCTAAAATTTTGGATCTGGTTCAGAATGCCAGCAGTAAGAAGGCTCCTACAGAAAAATTTATAACAAAATTTGCCCGTTTCTATACTCCGATTGTAGTCTTTGGAGCATTAGCCTTAGCAATCATACCTCCATTGGTGATCCCCGGTGCAACTTTCTCTACATGGATATATCGAGCCTTAGTGTTCTTAGTTATATCTTGTCCATGTGCGTTAGTAATTTCAATACCATTGGGCTTCTTTGGAGGGATTGGTGGAGCATCGAAGAGAGGTATATTAGTAAAAGGCAGTAACTATCTTGACGCGTTGAACAATGTGGAAACAGTTGTTTTCGATAAGACAGGTACTTTAACTAAAGGTATATTTGAGGTTGTGGATGTTAACCCCCAAGCCGATTTTACTGATGAGGAATTGATTGAATATGCAGCATTTGCTGAAAGTCACTCAAGTCATCCAATTGCACTATCCATTTTGAAAGTCTATAACAAAGATGTCGATATCACTAAAATTGAAGACTATGAGGAAATTGCAGGTCATGGGATTTTAGCTAAAGTTGGTGGTAAAGAGATTCTTGTCGGAAACAGCAAGCTGATGAATAAAGAAAACATTATATATCAGGAAGTTGAGACTCTAGGTACAGTAGTACATGTTGCAGTAGACAAGAAATATGCAGGAAATATTGTAATCTCTGACGCAGTGAAGGAAGATTCAGCTGATGCGATTAAAGGATTGAAGGCATTAGGTGTTAGAAATACTGTTATGCTTACTGGTGATTCGAAGGCAGTTGGGGAAAAAATAGCAACCCAACTTGGAATTGACGAGGTGTATACTGAATTGTTACCGGCCGACAAGGTAGAAAAAATTGAGGCTCTGGATGCTAAGAAATCTCATAAGGGGAAAATTGTATTTGTTGGTGATGGCATCAACGATGCTCCGGTGCTTGCGAGAGCTGATATTGGCGTGGCAATGGGCGGCTTGGGGTCTGATGCTGCAATTGAAGCAGCTGATATAGTTATCATGACGGATGAACCATCAAAAATTGTCACTGCAATTAAAGTAGCAAAAAGGACTAGGAAAATTGTGATGCAAAACATTGTGTTTGCATTAGGGGTTAAAGCCATATTCCTTGCACTTGGTGCGGTGGGAGTTGCAACTATGTGGGAAGCTGTATTCGCTGACGTGGGTGTGGCAATAATCGCAATATTAAATGCAATGAGGGTAATGAATACAAAAAGTATATAG
- a CDS encoding metalloregulator ArsR/SmtB family transcription factor: MAKKIQPIERCDCDVIHEEIVNKVREKMPQEETLYDLAELFKVFGDSTRIKILWALDESEMCVCDIAFLLNMTQSAISHQLRVLKQAGLVKSRREGKIVFYSLEDEHVKQIFDQGLIHISEESK, encoded by the coding sequence ATGGCAAAAAAAATTCAACCAATTGAAAGATGCGACTGTGATGTAATACATGAGGAAATTGTAAATAAAGTGCGAGAAAAAATGCCTCAAGAAGAAACTCTATATGATCTAGCAGAACTATTTAAAGTTTTTGGAGATTCAACAAGAATTAAGATACTCTGGGCATTAGATGAATCAGAGATGTGCGTTTGCGATATTGCATTCTTATTAAATATGACCCAATCAGCAATTTCACATCAGCTAAGAGTCTTAAAGCAGGCTGGACTAGTAAAGAGCAGAAGAGAAGGAAAGATTGTATTCTACTCTCTTGAAGATGAACATGTAAAGCAAATATTTGACCAGGGATTAATTCATATTTCAGAAGAAAGTAAGTAA
- a CDS encoding recombinase family protein, with product MTTRNVTVIPARKRIGNSANAEELPKLRVAAYCRVSTDSEEQATSYEAQIEHYTNYIKSNPEWELAGIFADEGITGTNTKKREEFNRMIEECMQGKIDMIITKSISRFARNTLDCLKYIRQLKEKNIPVYFEKENINTLDTKGEILLTIMASLAQQESQSLSQNVKLGIQYRYQQGKIHINHNRFLGYTKDTDGNLVIVPEEAEIVKRIYREYLEGSSMLQIARGLEADGILTGAGNPRWHTSTINKILRNEKYIGDALLQKTYTVDFLSKKRVANNGIVPQYYVENSHEPIIPREIFMQVQEQLVKRRCVHISKNGKKRNYSNKHPLSQMVFCGNCHEIFRRVHWNNRGKKSIVWRCVSRLENSGLFCTASTILEDTLKEKIVEAINVAVSGKNSFLAILKKNIETVLSEDLDESTADIDKRLEELQTELIQKANSKEAYDNIVNEIYRLRDLRQETLSRNALRQDKRDRIAEMSDFLNTQTGDITEFDDKLVRKLIEKATVYDDRLVVEFKSGLEIEVNL from the coding sequence ATGACAACCAGGAATGTTACGGTAATTCCTGCCCGTAAGCGAATTGGGAATAGTGCAAATGCCGAGGAATTACCTAAGCTTCGGGTAGCAGCCTATTGCCGCGTATCTACGGACAGCGAGGAGCAGGCAACCAGTTATGAAGCGCAAATTGAGCACTACACAAACTACATTAAAAGCAATCCCGAATGGGAGTTAGCCGGTATATTCGCAGATGAAGGTATTACCGGCACTAACACGAAAAAGCGTGAAGAGTTTAACCGGATGATAGAAGAATGCATGCAGGGTAAAATCGATATGATAATTACGAAATCTATCAGCCGGTTTGCAAGAAATACGCTGGACTGCCTAAAGTACATAAGGCAGCTTAAAGAAAAAAATATTCCGGTTTACTTTGAAAAGGAAAATATAAACACATTGGATACCAAAGGAGAAATCCTGTTGACCATTATGGCATCTTTGGCACAGCAAGAAAGCCAATCGTTAAGCCAGAATGTAAAACTGGGGATTCAATACCGATATCAGCAAGGGAAAATCCATATCAATCACAACCGGTTTCTTGGCTATACAAAGGATACGGATGGCAACTTAGTTATCGTACCTGAAGAAGCTGAAATTGTTAAGCGTATCTACCGAGAATACCTTGAAGGTTCCAGTATGTTGCAGATAGCAAGAGGTTTGGAGGCTGACGGAATTCTGACGGGTGCAGGCAATCCCAGATGGCATACCAGTACCATCAATAAGATTTTGAGGAATGAAAAATATATCGGTGATGCGCTGCTGCAGAAAACCTATACGGTAGATTTTTTATCAAAGAAAAGGGTGGCCAATAACGGCATAGTTCCTCAATACTATGTAGAAAACAGCCATGAGCCTATAATCCCGCGTGAAATTTTTATGCAGGTTCAGGAACAGCTTGTTAAAAGAAGATGTGTGCATATAAGTAAGAATGGAAAGAAAAGAAACTATAGCAACAAGCATCCTTTATCACAGATGGTCTTTTGCGGCAACTGTCATGAAATATTCCGCAGGGTTCATTGGAATAACCGAGGAAAGAAATCAATCGTATGGAGATGCGTCAGCAGATTGGAAAACAGCGGTTTGTTTTGTACCGCTTCCACTATACTTGAAGATACGCTTAAAGAGAAAATTGTAGAGGCCATCAATGTAGCGGTCAGCGGAAAAAACTCTTTTCTGGCTATACTGAAAAAGAATATTGAAACCGTATTAAGCGAGGATTTGGATGAGAGTACAGCAGATATTGATAAAAGGCTGGAAGAACTCCAAACCGAGTTGATCCAAAAGGCAAATTCAAAGGAAGCATACGATAATATTGTCAACGAGATTTACCGCTTACGGGACTTAAGGCAAGAAACACTTTCAAGAAACGCTCTTCGCCAAGATAAGAGGGATCGGATTGCTGAAATGTCGGACTTCCTTAACACGCAAACCGGTGATATTACGGAGTTTGATGATAAACTGGTTAGAAAACTAATTGAAAAGGCAACGGTATATGATGATAGGTTAGTGGTGGAGTTCAAGTCGGGGTTGGAAATAGAAGTAAACTTATAG
- a CDS encoding recombinase gives MSHIPFGYAIKNGKAVVNEKEAVKIKELFGAYLSGLSLTEAAKNAGIKRCHISIARMLTDKRYVKDKFYPPIISRDTFEEVQLERRRRAEALGRIYEHKGNEKKILNFKFHASMPDNLYDDPFQQAEYAYSLIKSEVILDDNQECYGNSCP, from the coding sequence ATGAGCCATATACCTTTTGGGTATGCCATTAAAAACGGCAAGGCTGTTGTTAACGAAAAGGAAGCGGTTAAGATAAAGGAGCTGTTTGGGGCTTATCTTTCCGGGCTTTCTTTAACTGAAGCGGCCAAAAACGCGGGTATTAAGCGCTGCCATATATCTATTGCAAGAATGCTGACAGATAAACGGTATGTTAAGGATAAATTCTATCCGCCCATTATCAGCAGGGATACATTCGAAGAAGTACAACTGGAAAGACGCAGGCGAGCTGAGGCACTTGGCAGGATTTATGAACATAAAGGAAATGAAAAGAAAATCTTAAATTTTAAGTTTCATGCTTCAATGCCAGATAATCTATACGATGATCCGTTTCAGCAGGCAGAGTATGCTTATAGTCTTATTAAGAGCGAGGTGATTTTAGATGACAACCAGGAATGTTACGGTAATTCCTGCCCGTAA
- a CDS encoding recombinase family protein: MRKVTRIDGNNALQAFKPKVRVAAYCRVSTDSDEQMASLEAQKDHYESYIKANPDWEFAGIYYDEGISGTKKENRTGLLRLLADCENKKIDFIITKSVSRFARNTTDCIEMVRKLTDLGVFIYFEKENINTQRMDGELVLTILSSLAENESLSIAENSKWSIRRRFQNGTYKISYPPYGYDYVDGKLFINKEQAEIIKRIFSEALAGKGTQKIADGLNSDKIPTKRGSHWTATTIRGILSNEKYTGDVLLQKTYTDENFKRHYNRGEKDQYMIKDHHEAIISLEEFEAAQEILRQRAKEKGVIKGSSKYQKRYPFSGKIKCAECGSNFKRRIHGSGNHKYIAWCCAKHIKDASSCSMKFVREDAIHQAFVVMINKLIFGHKFILRPLLQSLKKTNYSDNITKIQEMETKIKENTERVQVIMGLMAKGYLEPALFNTQKNELLKEAALLKEQKEAIKRTIDGSQTILVEVEKLLKFATKAEKQIDAFDSEIFEDFTREIIVFSQEEIGFKMKCGLNLRERMVR; encoded by the coding sequence GTGAGAAAGGTAACAAGGATTGATGGAAACAATGCTCTCCAAGCTTTCAAACCAAAGGTAAGAGTGGCAGCTTATTGCAGGGTTTCAACCGATAGTGATGAGCAAATGGCAAGCCTGGAAGCGCAAAAGGACCATTATGAATCCTATATAAAAGCAAATCCTGATTGGGAATTTGCAGGGATTTACTATGATGAAGGCATTTCAGGTACAAAAAAGGAGAATCGGACTGGACTTTTAAGGCTGCTTGCAGATTGTGAAAACAAGAAAATTGACTTTATTATAACCAAGTCGGTCAGCAGATTTGCCAGAAACACAACCGACTGTATTGAGATGGTGAGAAAACTTACCGATCTCGGTGTTTTCATCTATTTCGAGAAAGAGAATATAAACACGCAGCGCATGGATGGCGAATTAGTGCTGACAATTTTGAGCAGTCTTGCAGAAAACGAGTCATTATCCATTGCAGAAAATAGTAAGTGGTCTATCAGGCGCAGGTTCCAAAACGGAACATACAAAATTTCGTATCCTCCCTATGGTTACGATTATGTGGATGGAAAGCTATTTATCAATAAAGAACAGGCTGAAATCATAAAGCGGATTTTTTCCGAGGCTTTGGCTGGTAAAGGCACACAGAAAATTGCAGATGGGTTAAATTCGGATAAAATCCCAACAAAGAGAGGTTCACATTGGACAGCGACCACTATCCGCGGTATCCTTAGCAATGAAAAATATACCGGGGATGTCCTTCTGCAAAAAACATATACAGATGAGAATTTTAAGCGGCATTATAATCGTGGTGAAAAGGATCAATACATGATAAAGGATCATCATGAAGCCATTATATCCCTTGAGGAATTTGAAGCTGCCCAAGAGATATTAAGGCAAAGAGCAAAAGAAAAAGGTGTAATTAAGGGAAGCAGCAAGTATCAAAAACGTTACCCATTCTCGGGGAAAATCAAATGCGCAGAATGTGGCAGTAATTTTAAGCGTCGAATTCATGGCAGCGGTAATCATAAATACATTGCCTGGTGCTGCGCAAAGCATATAAAGGACGCATCAAGCTGTTCCATGAAGTTTGTCAGAGAGGATGCAATCCATCAGGCCTTTGTTGTAATGATCAATAAGCTTATTTTCGGTCATAAGTTCATTCTAAGGCCATTGCTGCAAAGCTTAAAGAAGACAAATTACTCAGATAACATAACAAAGATTCAGGAGATGGAAACAAAAATCAAAGAAAATACAGAGCGGGTTCAGGTAATTATGGGACTTATGGCCAAAGGATACCTGGAACCCGCTCTTTTTAATACACAGAAAAATGAGCTGCTTAAAGAAGCGGCTTTATTAAAAGAACAAAAAGAAGCCATAAAACGCACAATCGATGGGAGTCAGACTATCCTCGTTGAGGTTGAAAAGCTTCTTAAATTTGCAACGAAAGCTGAAAAACAGATTGATGCATTTGATAGTGAAATATTTGAGGATTTTACCCGCGAAATCATTGTGTTTTCACAGGAGGAAATAGGTTTCAAAATGAAATGCGGATTGAACCTGAGGGAAAGGATGGTGAGATGA
- a CDS encoding SHOCT domain-containing protein has product MIETANHIPYNPQETNYTKITQEELQREVDYWRAYKILQRMLKAGLISEEEFNKIDKLNRKTFSPMYAQLMA; this is encoded by the coding sequence ATGATAGAGACGGCTAATCATATACCATATAACCCGCAGGAAACTAACTATACAAAGATAACGCAGGAGGAACTTCAAAGAGAGGTTGATTACTGGCGGGCATACAAAATTCTGCAGAGGATGCTTAAGGCGGGACTGATTTCAGAAGAAGAATTCAACAAAATCGACAAATTGAACCGCAAAACTTTCTCGCCGATGTATGCACAGCTTATGGCCTAA
- a CDS encoding N-acetylmuramoyl-L-alanine amidase — MKLFTKYMTRNDCYTAGRKITPKGIMVHSTAVPGVMAAEWFSRWNKSYKAGEINRQVCVHAFVDDKEVWQYLPWDHRGWHAGGAANNTHIGFEICEPAGFSYKSGSVMVGYNAEKQEDYFRKAWQNAVELCVMLCKKYSLNENDIICHSEGYKLGIASNHADVMHWFPKHRENMDTFRKAVKKALENSTDTNTDIGIGDMVEFKVSVKNYYPGSVEVPTWVKNDYYHRVTQTLYKGKPVIKGGKECVLLGKKVKKSGGQEIAGINTWVAKENLVIVNSIPDNKGNRTYTVQKGDTLWRIAEKELGRGTRYPEIKKLNGLTSDTIYPGQVLKLPE, encoded by the coding sequence ATGAAGCTTTTTACAAAATACATGACGCGAAACGATTGCTATACAGCAGGCCGCAAAATCACGCCTAAAGGAATCATGGTACATTCGACGGCTGTGCCGGGTGTAATGGCGGCTGAGTGGTTTTCCCGTTGGAACAAATCTTACAAGGCCGGCGAAATAAATAGGCAGGTATGTGTTCACGCTTTTGTAGACGATAAAGAGGTTTGGCAATACCTGCCTTGGGATCATCGCGGGTGGCATGCAGGAGGAGCAGCCAACAATACCCATATTGGCTTTGAAATTTGTGAGCCTGCTGGGTTTTCGTATAAATCTGGGTCGGTAATGGTGGGTTATAATGCAGAAAAACAAGAAGATTATTTCCGTAAAGCGTGGCAGAATGCGGTTGAACTCTGCGTTATGCTCTGCAAGAAGTACAGCCTTAATGAAAATGACATCATCTGCCACTCCGAGGGATATAAGCTCGGTATTGCCAGCAACCATGCTGATGTGATGCACTGGTTTCCCAAGCATAGGGAGAATATGGATACCTTCCGTAAAGCAGTAAAAAAAGCGCTGGAGAACAGTACAGATACCAATACTGATATTGGAATTGGAGATATGGTGGAGTTTAAGGTCAGTGTAAAGAATTACTACCCCGGCAGTGTGGAAGTTCCAACGTGGGTCAAAAATGACTATTACCACAGGGTCACACAAACTTTATACAAAGGCAAGCCGGTCATAAAAGGCGGCAAAGAATGTGTTTTGCTTGGCAAAAAGGTTAAGAAATCCGGCGGCCAAGAGATTGCAGGCATAAACACTTGGGTAGCAAAAGAAAACCTTGTAATTGTAAACAGCATTCCTGATAACAAGGGCAATAGAACCTATACAGTGCAAAAAGGCGACACCTTATGGAGAATAGCGGAAAAAGAACTCGGCAGAGGAACAAGATATCCGGAGATTAAGAAACTCAATGGCCTGACTTCAGATACTATTTACCCCGGACAAGTTCTCAAATTGCCGGAATAA
- a CDS encoding holin family protein, whose translation MKTVWNWVQAVFTAIGGFLGWFLGGLDGFLYALIAFVAIDYVTGVMCAIVDKKLSSEVGAKGIFKKVLIFVLVGVGHIIDSQVLGNGGAIRTAVIFFYLSNEGISILENAAHIGLPIPKKLKNALEQLHGHSNEEDEKK comes from the coding sequence ATGAAAACAGTATGGAACTGGGTGCAGGCGGTTTTTACTGCTATTGGCGGATTTCTTGGCTGGTTTCTTGGAGGGCTGGATGGATTTTTATATGCGCTCATCGCTTTTGTAGCCATTGACTATGTGACCGGCGTGATGTGTGCCATTGTAGACAAAAAGCTTTCGAGTGAAGTCGGAGCCAAGGGCATCTTTAAGAAAGTGCTTATATTTGTACTTGTGGGTGTGGGACACATAATCGACAGCCAGGTTCTCGGCAACGGAGGGGCAATCCGGACAGCGGTGATTTTCTTTTACCTGAGTAACGAGGGAATTTCAATTCTTGAGAATGCAGCACATATAGGACTGCCCATTCCTAAAAAGCTGAAGAACGCATTGGAACAACTGCATGGCCACTCAAATGAGGAGGATGAAAAGAAATGA